A genomic region of Micromonospora sp. NBC_01796 contains the following coding sequences:
- a CDS encoding ATP-dependent helicase: MQAYQLVRRPAEAAPAWVGDPRQQQVVEHVDGPLLVLGGPGTGKTSTLVEAVAARVAGGVDPEHILVLTFGRRSATALRHRIEARVTGIGARVMHEPLVRTFPGYAFGLLRRAAAERGEPSPRLLTGPEQDLIIRELLDVVGDQNPTDANAPADAHAPADRIGWPEQLRPALRTRAFAGQLRDLMQRAAERGVGPVELARLGERLGRADWPAAARFLREYVAVLALRDATGRGSIAYDPAELVRAASGLLVDDPELLDAERRRLTHVYVDELADTDPAQLELLNLIAGGGKPLVAFADPDSSTYAFRGADPAGVAAFPHRFRTASGAVARTVLLTTSYRGGTGLLGAAARVARRLRGPITHRQLAPLPDAAPGTVEVRTFRSATGESAYLAHALRAAHLIDGVPWSRMAVLVRSAPRQLPSLQRALQAAGVPTVVHAEDLPLHLQPAVAPLLLLLRCALEPDRLDEEAAVALLHSPFGGADPLAERRLRQGLRALALAGGDRRPSGELLVEALREPAELAAIERRWAAPAQAVAGLLATARTAAATPGATAEQVLWAVWQDSGLAERWSGAIGRGRTATGEGENAPRWRAAAADRDLDAIVVLFDAAARFVDRLPGARTEVFLDHVLGQQLPADTLAPSADPGEAVRLLTAHAAKGLEWDLVAVAGVQEGIWPDLRLRGSLLGSERLVEVLAGRADGSGLAASLVGQTSALLDEERRLFYVAVTRARRRLLVSAVASAAVGGMDHEEQPSRFLYELAPPADPGSRPVGSSAPGPSPNGPAPDDAPHPAPEGPNGSAPEGSNGPVPVAEAAPQAAPAAVAEAEGAQAGEPGELPVERAPRALTLPALVAELRTVVIDPASSDQRRQEAAAQLARLAVAGVPGAHPDDWWGLRALSDDRPLVDEGEPVKVTPSTMESALRCSLRWLLERHGGAAPASGAQGVGNLVHAAAMLAEDASADRSQLIEYVTARFDVIDLAAQWMAGPEKQRAEAMVDKLLRWLATNPRRLLAIEHEFAVRLDDPTRPIDLTGRVDRLEVDADGRLVVIDLKTGKSTAVTGTELAEHPQLGAYQAAVEAGAFAEFGDSSGGAALVQLGTGTKDAKEQGQAPVTAADEAGWARAMVRRTADTMAASTFAAVANSKCRVCPVRTSCPVSGKGRQVVEPPARRPGMTPPTQRGEQD, encoded by the coding sequence GTGCAGGCGTACCAGCTCGTTCGTCGGCCGGCCGAGGCCGCGCCGGCGTGGGTTGGCGACCCCCGGCAACAGCAGGTCGTCGAGCACGTCGACGGGCCGCTGCTCGTACTCGGCGGGCCGGGGACCGGGAAGACCAGCACCCTGGTCGAGGCGGTCGCCGCGCGGGTGGCCGGGGGAGTCGACCCGGAACACATCCTGGTGCTGACCTTCGGTCGGCGTTCCGCCACCGCGCTGCGCCACCGGATCGAGGCCCGCGTCACCGGCATCGGCGCCCGGGTGATGCACGAACCCCTCGTACGCACCTTCCCCGGCTACGCCTTCGGCCTGCTGCGCCGGGCCGCCGCCGAACGCGGTGAGCCGTCACCGCGCCTGCTCACCGGCCCCGAGCAGGACCTGATCATCCGTGAGCTGCTCGACGTCGTCGGCGACCAGAACCCGACCGACGCGAACGCACCGGCAGACGCGCACGCACCGGCCGACCGGATCGGCTGGCCCGAACAACTCCGCCCGGCGCTGCGCACCAGGGCCTTCGCCGGCCAGCTTCGCGACCTGATGCAACGTGCCGCCGAACGCGGGGTCGGACCGGTCGAACTGGCCCGGCTGGGCGAGCGGCTGGGCCGGGCCGACTGGCCCGCCGCAGCCCGCTTCCTGCGTGAGTACGTGGCCGTACTGGCGCTGCGGGACGCGACCGGCCGGGGCTCGATCGCGTACGACCCGGCGGAGCTGGTCCGGGCCGCCAGCGGGTTGCTCGTCGACGACCCGGAGCTGCTGGACGCCGAGCGGCGCCGGCTGACCCACGTCTACGTCGACGAGCTCGCCGACACCGACCCGGCCCAGCTCGAACTGCTCAACCTGATCGCCGGAGGCGGCAAGCCGCTGGTCGCGTTCGCCGACCCGGACTCCTCGACGTACGCGTTCCGGGGTGCCGACCCGGCCGGTGTCGCCGCCTTCCCGCACCGGTTCCGTACCGCCTCCGGTGCGGTTGCCCGGACCGTCCTGCTCACCACCAGCTACCGGGGCGGTACGGGACTGCTCGGTGCCGCCGCACGGGTCGCCCGACGGCTGCGTGGACCGATCACCCACCGGCAACTGGCACCGCTGCCGGACGCCGCACCCGGCACCGTCGAGGTCCGTACGTTCCGCTCCGCCACCGGCGAGTCGGCGTACCTGGCGCACGCCCTGCGTGCCGCCCACCTGATCGACGGGGTGCCCTGGTCCCGGATGGCGGTGCTGGTCCGTTCGGCGCCCCGACAACTGCCCTCGTTGCAACGGGCGCTCCAGGCTGCCGGGGTGCCGACCGTGGTCCACGCCGAGGACCTGCCGCTGCACCTGCAACCGGCGGTGGCGCCGCTGTTGCTGCTGCTGCGCTGCGCCCTGGAGCCGGACCGGCTCGACGAGGAGGCGGCGGTGGCGCTGCTGCACTCGCCGTTCGGCGGGGCGGATCCGCTGGCCGAACGGCGGCTGCGGCAGGGCCTGCGCGCACTCGCCCTGGCCGGCGGTGACCGCAGGCCCTCGGGTGAGCTGCTGGTCGAGGCGTTGCGCGAGCCGGCGGAACTGGCCGCGATCGAACGGCGCTGGGCGGCACCGGCCCAGGCGGTCGCCGGGCTGCTGGCCACCGCCCGGACCGCCGCCGCCACCCCCGGAGCCACCGCCGAACAGGTCCTCTGGGCGGTCTGGCAGGACAGCGGGCTGGCCGAACGCTGGTCCGGCGCGATCGGCCGGGGCCGGACCGCCACCGGCGAGGGCGAGAACGCGCCCCGCTGGCGGGCCGCTGCCGCCGACCGGGACCTGGACGCGATAGTGGTGCTCTTCGACGCGGCTGCCCGGTTCGTCGACCGGCTGCCGGGTGCCCGTACGGAGGTGTTCCTCGACCACGTGCTGGGGCAGCAGTTGCCCGCCGACACCCTGGCCCCGAGCGCCGATCCCGGCGAGGCGGTACGGCTGCTGACCGCGCACGCGGCCAAGGGACTCGAATGGGACCTGGTCGCGGTTGCCGGCGTACAGGAGGGGATCTGGCCGGACCTGCGGCTGCGTGGCAGCCTGCTCGGTTCGGAGCGGCTGGTCGAGGTGCTCGCCGGCCGCGCCGACGGCAGCGGGCTGGCGGCCAGCCTGGTCGGGCAGACCTCGGCATTGCTGGACGAGGAGCGCCGGCTGTTCTACGTGGCGGTCACCCGCGCCCGGCGCCGACTGCTGGTCAGCGCGGTCGCCTCGGCGGCGGTCGGCGGGATGGACCACGAGGAGCAGCCGAGCCGCTTCCTCTACGAGCTGGCCCCGCCGGCCGACCCCGGCTCCCGCCCGGTCGGCTCGTCCGCCCCGGGTCCCTCTCCGAACGGCCCGGCCCCGGACGATGCGCCGCACCCGGCTCCGGAAGGCCCGAACGGCTCCGCTCCGGAGGGCTCGAACGGCCCGGTTCCGGTAGCGGAGGCGGCACCACAGGCAGCGCCGGCGGCAGTAGCGGAGGCGGAGGGAGCACAGGCGGGGGAGCCGGGGGAGTTGCCGGTGGAGCGGGCGCCGAGGGCGCTCACCCTGCCGGCGCTGGTGGCGGAGCTGCGTACCGTGGTGATCGACCCGGCCTCGTCCGACCAACGGCGGCAGGAGGCCGCGGCCCAGCTCGCCCGGCTCGCCGTCGCCGGTGTGCCCGGCGCCCACCCGGACGACTGGTGGGGGCTGCGGGCGCTCTCCGACGACCGGCCGCTGGTGGACGAGGGCGAACCGGTCAAGGTCACCCCGTCCACCATGGAGAGCGCGTTGCGGTGCAGCCTGCGCTGGCTGCTGGAGCGGCACGGCGGCGCGGCCCCGGCGAGCGGCGCGCAGGGGGTGGGCAACCTGGTGCACGCCGCCGCGATGCTGGCCGAGGACGCCAGTGCCGACCGGAGCCAGCTCATCGAGTACGTCACCGCGCGGTTCGACGTGATCGACCTGGCCGCACAGTGGATGGCCGGGCCGGAGAAGCAGCGGGCCGAGGCGATGGTCGACAAGCTGCTCCGCTGGCTGGCGACCAACCCGCGCCGGCTGCTCGCCATCGAGCACGAGTTCGCGGTCCGGCTGGACGACCCCACCCGGCCGATCGACCTGACCGGTCGGGTGGACCGGCTGGAGGTCGACGCCGACGGCCGGCTGGTCGTGATCGACCTCAAGACCGGCAAGTCGACCGCGGTCACCGGCACCGAGCTGGCCGAACATCCGCAGCTCGGCGCGTACCAGGCGGCCGTGGAGGCGGGTGCGTTCGCCGAGTTCGGCGACTCCTCGGGCGGTGCCGCGCTGGTGCAGCTCGGCACCGGGACCAAGGACGCGAAGGAACAGGGCCAGGCCCCGGTCACCGCCGCCGACGAGGCCGGCTGGGCGCGGGCGATGGTACGGCGTACCGCCGATACGATGGCCGCTTCGACCTTCGCCGCGGTGGCCAACAGCAAGTGCCGGGTCTGCCCGGTCCGGACCAGCTGCCCGGTCTCCGGCAAGGGCCGCCAGGTGGTCGAACCGCCCGCACGGCGGCCGGGGATGACACCGCCGACCCAGCGTGGAGAGCAGGATTGA